A genomic segment from Actinomadura hallensis encodes:
- a CDS encoding amino acid ABC transporter permease has translation MTVDDDVEKGRPEAIRAVPVRHPGRWIAAAVVLVLIAMFVNFLLTSDALNWPEQRKYIFSVAVLKGVRNTILLTVAAMVGGIALGTVLALMRLSPNPLLSGAAWFYLWFFRGTPLYTQLLIWGAIGSLLPTVGIGIPFGPEFHTWQTQSLVTAMIAAGLGLILNEAAYMAEIIRAGILSVDEGQQEAASALGMSRMQTMRRIVLPQAMRVIIPPTGNEALSTMKNTSLVAAIPFSELTFTAQTIYANTYQIVPMLIMACLWYLFLSSLMMVGQHYLERHYSRGVGRNGSSREPRIRLRGGGGGQ, from the coding sequence ATGACGGTCGACGACGACGTCGAGAAGGGACGGCCCGAAGCGATCCGGGCCGTCCCGGTCAGGCATCCCGGCCGCTGGATCGCGGCGGCCGTCGTGCTCGTCCTCATCGCGATGTTCGTCAACTTCCTGCTGACGAGCGACGCGCTGAACTGGCCCGAGCAGCGCAAGTACATCTTCTCCGTCGCGGTGCTCAAGGGCGTCCGCAACACCATCCTGCTGACCGTCGCCGCGATGGTCGGCGGAATCGCGCTCGGCACCGTCCTCGCGCTGATGCGGCTGTCCCCCAACCCGCTGCTGAGCGGCGCGGCCTGGTTCTACCTGTGGTTCTTCCGCGGTACGCCGCTCTACACGCAGCTGCTGATCTGGGGCGCCATCGGCTCGCTGCTGCCGACCGTCGGGATCGGCATCCCGTTCGGGCCGGAGTTCCACACCTGGCAGACACAGTCCCTGGTGACGGCGATGATCGCCGCCGGGCTCGGGCTCATCCTCAACGAGGCCGCCTACATGGCGGAGATCATCCGGGCCGGGATCCTGTCGGTGGACGAGGGCCAGCAGGAGGCGGCGAGCGCCCTCGGCATGTCCCGGATGCAGACGATGCGCCGCATCGTGCTGCCGCAGGCGATGCGGGTCATCATCCCGCCGACCGGCAACGAGGCGCTCTCGACGATGAAGAACACCTCGCTGGTCGCGGCCATCCCGTTCAGCGAGCTGACGTTCACCGCGCAGACCATCTACGCCAACACCTATCAGATCGTCCCGATGCTGATCATGGCGTGCCTGTGGTACCTGTTCCTGTCCTCGCTGATGATGGTGGGCCAGCACTACCTGGAACGTCACTACAGCCGCGGGGTCGGCCGGAACGGTTCGTCGCGCGAGCCGCGGATCCGCCTCCGGGGCGGGGGCGGTGGCCAGTGA
- a CDS encoding ABC transporter substrate-binding protein, with the protein MITGSLRRRAVATSALVLAGALALSACGDSNEDSGGSGAANTSADAELAAMVPDAIKSDGKIVVGTDASYPPNETVDPGTQKIVGWDIELFDAVAAKLGLRTEYHNAGFDTIIPGIQSGKYEIGVSSFTDNKEREKVVDFVTYYTAGTAWAALTGNPKGVDPDDACGKSIGVQQGTVQVDDLTAKSKECTDAGKPAIKQVVRKQQTEVNNDLVAGKIDAMAADSPIIGDAIKKTGKLEIIGEVYDTAPYGYALSKDSGQFKDAVLGAVKALIADGTYEKILKEYGVESGAITDPAINAAQS; encoded by the coding sequence GTGATCACCGGTTCTCTGCGCCGTCGCGCCGTCGCGACGAGCGCGCTCGTGCTGGCGGGCGCGCTAGCCCTGTCCGCATGCGGGGACAGCAACGAAGACTCTGGCGGCTCCGGCGCCGCGAACACGAGTGCGGACGCCGAGCTGGCGGCCATGGTCCCGGACGCGATCAAGAGCGATGGAAAGATCGTCGTCGGTACCGACGCCTCCTATCCGCCGAACGAGACCGTCGACCCCGGCACGCAGAAGATCGTCGGCTGGGACATCGAGCTCTTCGACGCCGTCGCGGCCAAGCTCGGGCTGAGGACCGAGTACCACAACGCGGGCTTCGACACGATCATCCCCGGCATCCAGTCCGGCAAGTACGAGATCGGCGTCTCCTCGTTCACCGACAACAAGGAGCGCGAGAAGGTCGTCGACTTCGTCACCTACTACACCGCCGGGACGGCGTGGGCCGCGCTCACCGGCAACCCCAAGGGCGTCGACCCCGACGACGCCTGCGGCAAGAGCATCGGCGTGCAGCAGGGCACGGTCCAGGTCGACGACCTCACGGCCAAGAGCAAGGAGTGCACCGACGCGGGCAAGCCGGCGATCAAGCAGGTCGTCCGCAAGCAGCAGACCGAGGTGAACAACGACCTGGTCGCCGGCAAGATCGACGCCATGGCGGCCGACTCGCCGATCATCGGTGACGCCATCAAGAAGACCGGCAAGCTGGAGATCATCGGCGAGGTCTACGACACCGCGCCCTACGGCTACGCGCTCAGCAAGGACTCCGGCCAGTTCAAGGACGCCGTCCTCGGCGCCGTGAAGGCCCTGATCGCCGACGGCACCTACGAGAAGATCCTGAAGGAGTACGGCGTGGAGAGCGGCGCGATCACCGATCCGGCCATCAACGCCGCGCAGAGCTGA
- a CDS encoding NAD(P)-dependent malic enzyme: MAAEPNSHQPSSFDDDPAFPLHRGGKLEMRSTIPVRNKDDLSLAYTPGVARVCTAIADRPELAYDYTWTSKVVAVVTDGTAVLGLGDIGPAASMPVMEGKSLLFKEFADVDSVPIALNTTDVDEIVDTVVRMAPSFGGINLEDISAPRCFEIEDRLRAALDIPVFHDDQHGTAIVTLAALTNAARLVGKPLSELRAVVAGAGASGIAVSRMLIEGGIGDIALSDSKGLIYEGRDGLNPVKTKIAEITNRSRLKGSTEEALRGADVFIGLSGGTVHESCIATMSDNAIVFALSNPTPEVHPDVALRHAKVVATGRSDYPNQINNVLAFPGIFRGALDVRASAITEGMKLAAANALADIVGDDLRPDYVIPGPFDDRVAPAVTAAVAEQARKEGVSRI; encoded by the coding sequence GTGGCTGCTGAGCCCAATTCTCATCAACCATCCTCGTTCGACGACGATCCGGCCTTCCCGCTGCACCGCGGCGGCAAGCTGGAAATGCGCTCGACCATACCGGTCCGCAACAAGGACGATCTCTCGCTCGCCTACACCCCCGGCGTCGCCCGGGTGTGCACCGCGATCGCCGACCGTCCCGAGCTGGCCTACGACTACACCTGGACGTCCAAGGTCGTCGCCGTCGTGACCGACGGCACCGCCGTGCTCGGCCTCGGCGACATCGGACCGGCCGCCTCCATGCCCGTCATGGAGGGCAAGTCCCTCCTGTTCAAGGAGTTCGCCGACGTCGACTCCGTGCCGATCGCGCTGAACACCACGGACGTGGACGAGATCGTCGACACCGTGGTCCGCATGGCGCCGAGCTTCGGCGGCATCAACCTCGAGGACATCAGCGCCCCTCGCTGCTTCGAGATCGAGGACCGGCTGCGCGCCGCGCTCGACATCCCCGTCTTCCACGACGACCAGCACGGCACCGCGATCGTCACGCTCGCCGCGCTGACCAACGCCGCGCGCCTGGTCGGCAAGCCGCTGTCGGAGCTGCGCGCGGTCGTGGCCGGCGCGGGCGCGTCGGGCATCGCCGTCTCCCGCATGCTGATCGAGGGCGGCATCGGCGACATCGCGCTGTCGGACAGCAAGGGCCTGATCTACGAGGGACGGGACGGGCTGAACCCCGTCAAGACCAAGATCGCCGAGATCACCAACCGGTCGCGCCTGAAGGGCTCCACCGAGGAGGCGCTGCGCGGGGCGGACGTGTTCATCGGCCTGTCGGGCGGCACCGTCCACGAGTCCTGCATCGCCACGATGTCGGACAACGCGATCGTCTTCGCGCTGTCCAACCCCACGCCCGAGGTGCACCCCGACGTGGCGCTGCGGCACGCGAAGGTCGTCGCGACCGGCCGCAGCGACTACCCGAACCAGATCAACAACGTCCTGGCGTTCCCGGGCATCTTCCGCGGCGCCCTGGACGTGCGGGCGTCCGCCATCACCGAGGGCATGAAGCTGGCGGCGGCCAACGCGCTCGCCGACATCGTCGGGGACGACCTGCGTCCCGACTACGTGATCCCGGGCCCGTTCGACGACCGCGTGGCTCCCGCCGTCACCGCCGCGGTGGCCGAGCAGGCCCGCAAGGAAGGCGTCAGCCGGATCTGA
- a CDS encoding CGNR zinc finger domain-containing protein: MNLASYADLAIDLVNTRRPQEDDLSDLEGLRSLLAHRPHLGGRIAHRDLDAMRELRAQLHAIFAAAARGDEEGAVDRLNTLLIHHPVHPQLARHDGQGWHLHFNESGSIPDRYAARTAMGLAAKIASQGVDRLGLCRGEDCERVFFDTTANRSRRYCSDRCAGRPSVTAACSPSAPRVSAPARDGGQ; the protein is encoded by the coding sequence GTGAACCTCGCCTCTTACGCGGACCTGGCGATCGATCTCGTGAACACCCGGCGTCCCCAGGAGGACGACCTGAGCGATCTTGAGGGGCTGCGCTCCCTGCTGGCGCACCGGCCGCACCTGGGGGGCCGGATCGCGCACCGCGACCTCGACGCCATGCGGGAACTCCGGGCGCAGCTCCACGCGATCTTCGCCGCCGCCGCGCGCGGCGACGAGGAGGGCGCCGTGGACCGCCTCAACACCCTGCTCATCCACCATCCGGTCCATCCGCAGCTCGCCCGGCACGACGGCCAGGGGTGGCATCTGCACTTCAACGAGTCCGGCTCGATACCGGACCGTTACGCCGCCCGCACCGCGATGGGCCTCGCCGCGAAGATCGCCTCGCAGGGCGTCGACCGGCTCGGCCTGTGCCGGGGCGAGGACTGCGAGCGGGTGTTCTTCGACACGACCGCGAACCGCTCCCGCCGCTACTGCTCCGACCGCTGCGCCGGGCGGCCGAGCGTGACCGCGGCCTGCTCCCCGAGCGCCCCCCGGGTGAGCGCCCCGGCCCGCGACGGCGGCCAGTAG
- the sodX gene encoding nickel-type superoxide dismutase maturation protease, producing MRIRPVSRGPVPGAARAAVLAGAAVLTGLVAAVLASRRLRAVEVIGDSMLPGLRPGDWLLVREGARPAPGDVVVARHPARPELLVVKRATRRHGDGWWLESDNQAAPGRSDSWDFGAVPDALVLGRVVARYWPPSRAGALTRGALGEQAAVTLGRPAQRSEQ from the coding sequence ATGCGGATTCGCCCGGTCTCGCGCGGGCCGGTGCCGGGGGCGGCGCGGGCGGCCGTGCTCGCGGGCGCGGCCGTGCTCACGGGCTTGGTCGCGGCCGTGCTCGCGTCCCGGCGGCTGCGGGCCGTCGAGGTCATCGGCGACTCGATGCTGCCGGGCCTGCGGCCGGGGGACTGGCTGCTCGTGCGGGAGGGGGCGCGTCCCGCGCCCGGCGACGTCGTCGTCGCCCGGCATCCCGCGCGCCCGGAACTCCTCGTCGTCAAGCGCGCGACCCGCAGGCACGGGGACGGATGGTGGCTGGAGAGCGACAACCAGGCGGCGCCGGGCCGCAGCGACAGCTGGGACTTCGGCGCCGTGCCCGACGCGCTCGTCCTCGGCCGGGTCGTCGCCCGCTACTGGCCGCCGTCGCGGGCCGGGGCGCTCACCCGGGGGGCGCTCGGGGAGCAGGCCGCGGTCACGCTCGGCCGCCCGGCGCAGCGGTCGGAGCAGTAG
- the sodN gene encoding superoxide dismutase, Ni translates to MLLKLLRPKTKVSAHCDLPCGVYDPAQARIEAESVKAIAEKYAANEDPEFRTRAILIKEQRSQLVKEHLWVLWTDYFKPPHFEKYPQLHQLFNEATKLAGAAGTKSSMDVKVADELLAKIAEIDKIFWETKQG, encoded by the coding sequence GTGTTGCTCAAGCTTCTGCGCCCGAAGACCAAGGTCTCCGCGCACTGCGACCTGCCGTGTGGCGTCTACGACCCGGCGCAGGCCCGGATCGAGGCCGAGTCGGTCAAGGCGATCGCCGAGAAGTACGCGGCCAACGAGGACCCCGAGTTCCGCACCCGGGCGATTCTGATCAAGGAGCAGCGCTCCCAGCTGGTCAAGGAGCACCTGTGGGTGCTGTGGACCGACTACTTCAAGCCGCCCCACTTCGAGAAGTACCCGCAGCTGCACCAGCTGTTCAACGAGGCCACCAAGCTGGCCGGGGCCGCCGGCACCAAGTCGTCCATGGACGTCAAGGTCGCCGACGAGCTGCTCGCGAAGATCGCCGAAATCGACAAGATCTTCTGGGAGACCAAGCAGGGCTGA
- a CDS encoding GNAT family N-acetyltransferase, with translation MIRFATPDDVPDILRLIRDLAEYERALHEVKATEEQLRESLFADDPKVFAHVVEHEGRVVGFALWFLTFSTWNGTHGIYLEDLYVEPRFRGHGYGKALLTELARIADERGYGRVEWAVLNWNTPAIAFYESLGASPQDEWTVYRLTGETLAKAARG, from the coding sequence GTGATCCGATTCGCGACCCCGGACGACGTCCCGGACATCCTCCGGCTGATCCGCGACCTCGCCGAGTACGAGCGCGCCCTGCACGAGGTGAAGGCCACCGAAGAGCAGCTGCGCGAGAGCCTGTTCGCCGACGACCCCAAGGTCTTCGCCCACGTCGTGGAGCACGAGGGCAGGGTCGTCGGGTTCGCGCTGTGGTTCCTCACGTTCTCGACGTGGAACGGCACGCACGGCATCTATCTGGAGGACCTGTACGTCGAGCCGCGGTTCCGCGGCCACGGGTACGGCAAGGCCCTCCTCACCGAACTGGCCCGGATCGCCGACGAGCGCGGCTACGGCCGCGTCGAGTGGGCCGTCCTGAACTGGAACACCCCGGCCATCGCCTTCTACGAGTCGCTGGGGGCCAGCCCCCAGGACGAGTGGACGGTCTACCGCCTCACCGGCGAGACCCTCGCCAAGGCCGCCCGGGGATGA
- a CDS encoding anti-sigma factor: MTEETAAMPTSTKLSVRDVVTVRLPAASAYLSVLRTATAGLAARLDFTLDEIEDLRIAVDEACAMLLAQAVPGTDLVCEFELTGDAMRISVSVLTVDGEEPSRDTFAWTVLSSLAGEVDARVGPDDRVTVTLQKRRGAAGAQ, translated from the coding sequence GTGACCGAGGAAACCGCTGCCATGCCGACCAGTACGAAGTTGTCCGTCCGCGACGTGGTGACCGTTCGGCTGCCCGCAGCCAGCGCGTACCTGTCCGTCCTGCGGACCGCGACGGCGGGCCTCGCGGCCCGCCTGGACTTCACGCTGGACGAGATCGAAGACCTGCGCATCGCCGTCGACGAGGCCTGCGCGATGCTGCTCGCCCAAGCGGTTCCCGGGACCGATCTGGTGTGCGAGTTCGAACTGACCGGTGACGCCATGCGCATCTCCGTCTCGGTGCTCACCGTGGACGGGGAGGAGCCCAGCCGCGACACCTTCGCCTGGACGGTCCTGTCGTCCCTGGCGGGCGAGGTGGACGCCCGGGTGGGCCCCGACGACCGGGTCACCGTGACGCTGCAGAAGCGGCGCGGTGCGGCGGGGGCGCAGTGA
- a CDS encoding RNA polymerase sigma factor SigF: MEPASAEVSVERTESAVPDRARARALFERLTELPEGDPERQRIRDQLVELHLPLVEYLARRFRNRGEWLDDLIQVATIGLIKSIDRFDLERGVEFSTYATPTIVGEIKRHFRDKGWAVRVPRRLQELKLSLTKAISDLAQREGRAPTVSELAAHLQMSEEEVLEGLESANAYSTVSLDAPDSGDEDAPAVADSLGMVDESLEGVEYRESLKPLLEKLPAREKKILLLRFFGNMTQSQIAAELGISQMHVSRLLARTLAQLREGLTAED; this comes from the coding sequence GTGGAGCCGGCGTCCGCCGAGGTGAGCGTCGAGCGGACCGAGAGCGCGGTCCCCGACCGGGCCCGGGCGCGCGCCCTGTTCGAGCGGCTCACCGAGCTGCCCGAGGGCGACCCGGAGCGCCAGCGCATCCGCGACCAGCTCGTGGAGCTCCACCTTCCGCTGGTGGAGTACCTCGCCCGCCGCTTCCGCAACCGCGGCGAGTGGCTGGACGACCTGATCCAGGTCGCCACGATCGGACTGATCAAGTCGATCGACCGGTTCGACCTGGAACGCGGCGTGGAGTTCTCCACGTACGCCACCCCGACGATCGTCGGGGAGATCAAGCGGCACTTCCGCGACAAGGGCTGGGCCGTGCGCGTCCCGCGCCGGCTGCAGGAGCTGAAGCTGTCGCTGACCAAGGCGATCAGCGACCTCGCCCAGCGCGAGGGCAGGGCGCCGACCGTCAGCGAGCTGGCCGCCCACCTGCAGATGAGCGAGGAGGAGGTGCTGGAGGGCCTGGAGTCGGCGAACGCCTACTCCACCGTGTCCCTGGACGCCCCCGACTCCGGCGACGAGGACGCCCCGGCGGTCGCCGACTCGCTCGGCATGGTGGACGAGTCGCTGGAGGGCGTCGAGTACCGCGAGTCCCTCAAGCCGCTGCTGGAGAAGCTGCCCGCGCGGGAGAAGAAGATCCTCCTGCTGCGGTTCTTCGGCAACATGACCCAGTCGCAGATCGCGGCGGAGCTGGGCATCTCCCAGATGCACGTGTCGAGGCTGCTGGCCCGCACCCTCGCCCAGCTGCGGGAGGGCCTCACCGCGGAGGACTGA
- a CDS encoding diacylglycerol/lipid kinase family protein, with amino-acid sequence MLIANPKATSTSRRARDILLRAFTGDLDLVLAETGHRGHATELARRAAVDGYDVVIALGGDGTVNEAVNGLLAEGPSPGLPALAVLPSGSANVFAKTLGLPADPIGATKSVLEALRAGRYRTVGLGTACHPGGTERYFTFCAGVGLDAEVVREVERRRAAGATAYTSLYVRTAVQHFFTGTDRRRPALTLEQPGRPPKTGLFLAFISNTSPWTYMNRIPVNPSPRAHFSRGLDVFAMRSLEIGPTLGAVAQMLTARSRPLQGRHVVNVHDASEVTLRATRPVAFQLDGDYLGEQLSVTFRSVPKALRVVI; translated from the coding sequence ATGCTCATCGCCAACCCCAAGGCGACCTCCACCTCCCGGCGGGCCCGCGACATCCTGCTGCGGGCCTTCACCGGCGACCTCGACCTGGTCCTCGCCGAGACGGGTCATCGCGGCCACGCGACCGAACTCGCCCGCCGGGCCGCCGTGGACGGCTACGACGTCGTGATCGCGCTGGGCGGCGACGGCACGGTGAACGAGGCCGTCAACGGGCTGCTCGCCGAGGGGCCCTCCCCCGGCCTGCCCGCGCTGGCGGTGCTGCCGTCCGGCAGCGCGAACGTGTTCGCCAAGACGCTCGGGCTGCCCGCCGACCCGATCGGCGCGACGAAGTCGGTCCTGGAGGCGCTGCGCGCCGGGCGGTACCGGACGGTGGGGCTCGGGACGGCGTGCCACCCGGGCGGCACCGAACGCTACTTCACGTTCTGCGCGGGCGTCGGGCTGGACGCCGAGGTCGTCCGCGAGGTGGAGCGCCGCCGCGCCGCGGGCGCCACCGCCTACACGTCCCTGTACGTCAGGACGGCGGTGCAGCACTTCTTCACCGGCACCGACCGGCGGCGCCCCGCGCTCACGCTGGAGCAGCCGGGCCGCCCCCCGAAGACCGGGCTCTTCCTGGCGTTCATTTCGAACACCTCGCCGTGGACGTACATGAACCGCATCCCGGTGAACCCGAGCCCGAGGGCGCATTTCTCTCGGGGGCTCGACGTCTTCGCGATGCGTTCCCTCGAGATCGGGCCGACGCTCGGGGCGGTGGCGCAGATGCTCACGGCCCGTTCCCGCCCGCTCCAGGGACGCCATGTGGTGAACGTGCACGACGCGTCGGAGGTCACCCTCCGCGCGACCCGTCCCGTCGCGTTCCAGCTGGACGGGGACTATCTTGGAGAGCAGCTCAGCGTGACGTTCCGGTCCGTGCCGAAGGCGCTCCGCGTCGTCATCTGA
- a CDS encoding WhiB family transcriptional regulator, translating into MDWRHRAACRDVDPELFFPIGNTGPAILQIEEAKQVCRRCDVTDACLRWALESGQEAGVWGGMSEDERRALKRRTRARTRALNIRR; encoded by the coding sequence ATGGACTGGCGCCACCGCGCAGCCTGCCGTGACGTGGACCCCGAGCTGTTCTTCCCGATCGGCAACACCGGACCCGCGATCCTGCAGATCGAAGAGGCCAAGCAGGTATGCAGGCGTTGTGACGTGACCGACGCCTGCCTCCGCTGGGCGCTGGAGTCCGGTCAGGAGGCCGGAGTCTGGGGCGGCATGAGCGAGGACGAGCGCCGCGCCCTGAAGCGCCGCACCCGCGCCCGCACCCGCGCCCTCAACATTCGTCGTTGA
- a CDS encoding sensor histidine kinase: protein MPTLTDLVRDHSDLTEDDLEWLHALVSDWQLLADLSFADLLLWIPLRSADALPAEPGPRGRARRAEIDPDAEVPGWVAIAQMRPTTGPTAYPEDLVGKVVRTGRRGLIDVAWRERRIVREGDPEWGSGIPVREESIPVRRGAKILGVIQRSTNLSSARTPSRLELTYLQSASDLATMISEGRFPVPGDEPNMVRSPRVGDGLMRLDRAGRVTYASPNAQSAYRRLGFPADLVGESLGEITADLCDTGEPMEEALSVVLSGRAPREVEVESRGSVLQLRTIPLVVGGTRIGAVVLCRDVTELRWRDRELLTKDATIREIHHRVKNNLQTVAALLRLQARRLQIPEGRAALDEAVRRVGSIAIVHETLSHTPDELIDFDDIADRVITMAGEVSTPETKVTPKRTGSFGVLPAEVATPLAMALTELLQNALEHGLANRFGTLEVAAHRYGEGEVRERRGVPVWGEWPGAGDHESRAASGADGRDGEDEDGGTPPGRRLVTIIADDGVGLPPDFDVEGTDSLGLQIVRTLILGELGGRLDFRRRPGGGTEVTVDIPLDHRPGRRS, encoded by the coding sequence GTGCCTACCTTGACCGATCTGGTTCGCGACCACAGCGACCTCACCGAGGACGACCTGGAGTGGCTGCACGCCCTCGTGTCGGACTGGCAGCTCCTCGCCGACCTGTCGTTCGCCGACCTGCTGCTCTGGATCCCGCTGCGGTCCGCGGACGCGCTGCCCGCCGAGCCGGGACCGCGGGGCCGCGCCCGCCGCGCCGAGATCGACCCCGACGCGGAGGTGCCAGGCTGGGTCGCGATAGCGCAGATGCGTCCGACGACCGGCCCCACCGCCTACCCGGAGGACCTCGTCGGCAAGGTGGTCCGCACGGGGCGGCGCGGCCTGATCGACGTGGCGTGGCGGGAGCGGCGCATCGTCCGGGAGGGCGACCCGGAATGGGGCAGCGGCATCCCCGTCCGGGAGGAGTCGATCCCGGTGCGGCGCGGCGCCAAGATCCTCGGGGTGATCCAGCGCAGCACCAACCTCAGCTCGGCCCGGACCCCCAGCCGCCTGGAGCTGACCTACCTGCAGAGCGCCAGCGACCTCGCCACGATGATCAGCGAGGGACGGTTCCCGGTGCCGGGGGACGAGCCGAACATGGTCCGCTCGCCGCGCGTCGGCGACGGCCTGATGCGGCTCGACCGCGCCGGGCGCGTCACCTACGCCAGCCCCAACGCGCAGTCGGCCTACCGGCGCCTCGGCTTCCCGGCGGACCTGGTCGGCGAGTCGCTCGGCGAGATCACCGCGGACCTGTGCGACACCGGCGAGCCGATGGAGGAGGCGCTGAGCGTCGTGCTGTCCGGCCGGGCGCCCCGCGAGGTGGAGGTCGAGTCGCGCGGGTCGGTGCTCCAGCTGCGGACGATCCCGCTCGTCGTCGGCGGGACGCGGATCGGCGCGGTGGTGCTGTGCCGCGACGTGACCGAACTGCGCTGGCGCGACCGGGAGCTGCTCACCAAGGACGCCACCATCCGGGAGATACACCACCGGGTGAAGAACAACCTGCAGACCGTCGCGGCGCTGCTGCGGCTCCAGGCGCGGCGGCTGCAGATCCCGGAGGGACGCGCCGCGCTCGACGAGGCGGTCCGCCGCGTCGGGTCCATAGCGATCGTCCACGAGACGCTGTCGCACACCCCGGACGAACTGATCGACTTCGACGACATCGCCGACCGGGTGATCACGATGGCGGGGGAGGTGTCCACCCCCGAGACCAAGGTGACCCCGAAGCGCACGGGCAGCTTCGGCGTCCTGCCCGCCGAGGTGGCCACGCCGCTGGCGATGGCGCTGACCGAACTGCTGCAGAACGCCCTGGAGCACGGCCTCGCGAACCGCTTCGGGACGCTGGAGGTCGCCGCGCACCGCTACGGCGAAGGAGAGGTGCGCGAACGCCGCGGCGTGCCCGTGTGGGGGGAGTGGCCCGGGGCCGGTGACCACGAGTCCCGCGCGGCCTCCGGCGCGGACGGCCGGGACGGCGAGGACGAGGACGGCGGGACCCCTCCGGGCCGCCGCCTCGTCACGATCATCGCGGACGACGGCGTCGGGCTCCCGCCGGACTTCGACGTCGAGGGCACCGACAGCCTCGGCCTCCAGATCGTCCGCACCCTGATCCTCGGCGAGCTGGGCGGCCGCCTCGACTTCCGCCGGCGCCCCGGCGGCGGCACAGAGGTGACGGTCGACATCCCCCTCGACCACCGCCCAGGCAGAAGGAGCTGA
- a CDS encoding 8-amino-7-oxononanoate synthase, which yields MTAGRDPLARLRDAAARREAAGLRRTLRPRSAGPGGPVDLASNDYLGLAGDPRLVEAAVAAARTWGTGATGSRLVTGTTELHAELDRRLARFTGSAAGLVFSSGFLANLGAVTALAGPGTLVVSDQVNHASIVDACRLSRARVEIVPHRDVAAVERALAERDEDDAVVVTDAVFSVDGDLAPLAALHRAARAHGALLVVDEAHALGVVGEGGRGAAHAAGLAGEPDVVLTLTLSKSLASQGGAVLGAPEVIGTLVDTGRSFIFDTGLNPPAAGAALAALDVLEAEPGLPARARERARRVAALAAGSGLETAEPAAAVVPVYLGEPHAAVRAAAICADHGLRVGCFRPPSVPKGRACLRLTARATLDEADLTRLGAALAEVACSTARSLHT from the coding sequence ATGACCGCAGGACGAGATCCGCTGGCCAGGCTTCGGGACGCGGCCGCGCGGCGCGAGGCGGCGGGGCTGCGGCGCACGCTGCGCCCGCGCTCCGCCGGGCCGGGCGGTCCCGTGGACCTCGCGTCCAACGACTATCTCGGGCTCGCCGGCGATCCGCGGCTGGTGGAGGCCGCCGTCGCCGCCGCCCGGACGTGGGGCACCGGCGCCACCGGCTCGCGCCTGGTCACCGGGACCACCGAGCTGCACGCCGAGCTGGACCGGCGGCTGGCCCGGTTCACCGGCAGCGCCGCGGGGCTCGTGTTCTCCTCGGGGTTCCTCGCCAACCTGGGCGCCGTCACGGCGCTGGCCGGGCCGGGCACGCTCGTGGTGTCCGACCAGGTCAACCACGCCTCGATCGTGGACGCGTGCCGCCTGTCGCGGGCCCGGGTCGAGATCGTCCCGCACCGGGACGTCGCCGCCGTCGAACGGGCCCTCGCCGAACGCGACGAGGACGACGCGGTCGTCGTCACCGACGCGGTCTTCTCCGTGGACGGCGACCTCGCGCCCCTGGCGGCGCTGCACCGCGCCGCCCGCGCGCACGGCGCGCTGCTCGTGGTCGACGAGGCGCACGCGCTCGGCGTCGTCGGCGAGGGCGGCCGCGGCGCCGCCCACGCCGCGGGGCTGGCGGGCGAACCCGACGTCGTCCTCACGCTCACGCTGTCGAAGTCGCTGGCGTCGCAGGGAGGCGCGGTCCTCGGCGCGCCCGAGGTGATCGGGACGCTGGTCGACACCGGGCGGTCGTTCATCTTCGACACCGGCCTGAACCCGCCCGCGGCGGGGGCCGCGCTCGCCGCGCTCGACGTCCTGGAGGCCGAGCCCGGCCTGCCGGCCCGCGCCCGGGAGCGGGCCCGCCGCGTCGCCGCGCTCGCGGCCGGTTCCGGCCTGGAGACCGCCGAGCCCGCCGCGGCCGTCGTCCCCGTGTACCTGGGCGAGCCGCACGCCGCCGTCCGCGCGGCGGCCATATGCGCCGACCACGGTCTTCGCGTCGGCTGCTTCCGTCCGCCGTCGGTCCCGAAGGGCCGCGCGTGCCTGCGCCTGACGGCCCGCGCGACCCTGGACGAGGCCGACCTCACACGTCTCGGGGCGGCCCTGGCGGAGGTGGCATGTTCTACCGCCCGTAGTCTTCACACATAA